In the genome of Candidatus Baltobacteraceae bacterium, one region contains:
- a CDS encoding DUF4239 domain-containing protein, protein MLAHAYFQHRFKSDVLRRHNDVAGFLFSAVGVIYAVVLGFIVVVVWEKYDATVANVENEVAAVSDLYRSVGAYPNPLRAHIRDELSKYVDQMIQAEWPLMSRDVDVNPDVVILEQAAHQVDTYVPKTAAQSNAQQAATAQIVRLFDARRERLIHSAPSVPGVLWFALLAGALSMMAFAFLFGSENRPAQLVMTAILAGLIAILFIVIQEFDGPFSGSVSISDDGWIALQQHLNQIP, encoded by the coding sequence GTGCTCGCGCACGCATATTTTCAGCATCGCTTCAAATCCGACGTTTTGCGGCGTCATAACGACGTGGCGGGCTTCTTGTTCTCCGCGGTCGGCGTCATTTACGCGGTCGTGCTCGGATTCATCGTCGTGGTCGTATGGGAGAAGTACGACGCCACCGTGGCTAACGTGGAAAATGAGGTCGCCGCCGTCTCGGATCTCTACCGGTCGGTCGGTGCGTATCCCAACCCGTTACGAGCGCACATTCGCGACGAGCTTTCGAAATACGTCGATCAAATGATTCAAGCCGAATGGCCGCTGATGTCGCGCGACGTCGACGTCAACCCCGACGTCGTCATCCTCGAGCAAGCGGCGCATCAAGTGGACACGTACGTGCCGAAGACGGCCGCGCAGTCAAACGCGCAGCAAGCCGCTACGGCGCAGATCGTTCGCCTCTTCGACGCGCGGCGCGAACGGCTGATCCACTCGGCACCGTCGGTGCCCGGCGTCCTGTGGTTCGCGCTCCTCGCCGGCGCCCTATCGATGATGGCTTTCGCCTTCTTGTTCGGCTCGGAGAACCGGCCCGCGCAACTAGTGATGACGGCGATCCTCGCGGGGCTCATCGCGATTTTGTTCATCGTGATTCAGGAGTTCGACGGCCCGTTTAGCGGCTCGGTAAGCATCTCCGACGACGGTTGGATCGCCTTGCAGCAGCACTTAAACCAGATTCCATAG
- the uvrB gene encoding excinuclease ABC subunit UvrB, with translation MAQRFELVSPFALAGDQPKATQALAEGVLRGDRAQTLLGVTGSGKTMAMARTIELVQKPTLVLCHNKTLAAQLCAEFRDFFPKNAVEYFVSYFDYYQPEAYVPSTDTYIEKDSSINDEIERLRHSATQSLLTRPDTLIVASVSCIFGLGSPSDYMEMSIRIKIGDSIDRDVLLRKLVDMQYRRNDINLVRGTFRVRGDVLEFVGVDEELVHRIEFFGDEIEAINVVNLLTGEYVESKDELLIFPAKHFITPEEKLRRAIASIEVELDERLRYFKDHGKLLEAQRLEMRTRYDLDMLREVGYCNGIENYSRHLTGREPGSTPWCLIDFFPKDDWLLFVDESHVTLPQVRGMYAGDRSRKQVLVEHGFRLPSALDNRPLTYDEFDDHIRQVVYVSATPSAYEIGRSAQTVEMIIRPTGLVDPEVEVRPTRNQIDDLMEEIRGRAERKERVLVTTLTKKMAEDLTDFLLEMGFKVRYLHSEVDTLERVAILRDLRIGTFDVLVGINLLREGLDLPEVSLVGILDADKEGYLRSGTSLIQTIGRAARNVEGKVIMYADGVTESMARAIGETRRRREMQVAYNAEHGIEPRSVRKEVRDILSMIGSTEETAQKAKMEKLPRDVALRTAAELERRMRQFAANLEFEKAAALRDELIELRRQTGSNEGLLFGGKAPKIFDRALAELVES, from the coding sequence ATGGCCCAACGATTCGAGCTGGTTTCGCCCTTTGCGCTGGCCGGCGATCAACCCAAAGCGACCCAGGCGCTGGCCGAAGGCGTGCTGCGGGGAGACCGCGCCCAGACGCTTCTCGGCGTTACCGGCAGCGGTAAAACGATGGCGATGGCGCGGACGATCGAGCTGGTGCAGAAACCCACGCTCGTCCTGTGCCACAACAAAACGCTCGCCGCGCAGCTTTGCGCCGAGTTCCGGGATTTCTTTCCGAAAAACGCCGTCGAGTATTTCGTTTCGTACTTCGACTACTATCAGCCCGAAGCGTACGTCCCTTCGACCGACACGTACATCGAAAAAGACAGCTCCATCAACGACGAAATCGAACGTTTGCGCCATTCCGCCACGCAATCGCTGCTGACGCGTCCCGATACGCTCATCGTCGCCTCGGTGTCGTGCATCTTCGGCTTGGGCTCGCCGTCGGACTACATGGAGATGTCGATCCGCATCAAAATCGGCGATTCTATCGACCGCGACGTGTTGTTGCGCAAGCTCGTCGACATGCAGTATCGGCGCAACGACATCAATCTCGTTCGCGGGACGTTCCGCGTTCGCGGCGACGTGCTCGAGTTCGTCGGCGTCGACGAAGAGCTGGTGCATCGGATCGAGTTCTTCGGCGACGAGATCGAAGCGATCAACGTCGTCAACTTGCTCACCGGCGAGTACGTCGAGAGCAAAGACGAGCTGCTGATCTTTCCCGCCAAGCATTTCATCACGCCCGAAGAGAAGCTGCGCCGCGCCATCGCGTCGATCGAAGTCGAGCTCGACGAACGGCTGCGGTACTTCAAGGATCACGGCAAGCTGCTCGAAGCGCAGCGCTTGGAGATGCGCACGCGGTACGATCTCGACATGCTGCGCGAGGTCGGCTACTGCAACGGCATCGAGAACTACTCGCGCCATCTAACCGGCCGCGAGCCCGGCTCGACGCCGTGGTGTTTGATCGACTTCTTTCCGAAGGACGACTGGCTGTTGTTCGTCGACGAGTCGCACGTCACGCTTCCCCAAGTGCGCGGCATGTACGCGGGCGACCGGTCCCGCAAGCAGGTGCTCGTCGAGCACGGCTTCCGGCTGCCGAGCGCGCTCGACAACCGCCCGCTCACGTACGATGAGTTCGACGATCACATTCGCCAGGTGGTGTACGTCTCGGCAACGCCGAGTGCGTACGAGATCGGGCGCAGCGCGCAAACGGTGGAGATGATCATCCGTCCGACGGGACTGGTGGATCCCGAAGTGGAGGTCCGGCCGACGCGCAATCAAATCGACGACTTGATGGAGGAGATCCGCGGGCGCGCCGAGCGCAAGGAACGCGTGCTCGTGACGACGCTCACCAAGAAGATGGCCGAGGATCTCACCGACTTTCTGCTCGAGATGGGATTCAAGGTGCGCTACCTGCACAGCGAGGTCGACACGCTCGAGCGCGTAGCGATTCTGCGCGATCTTCGCATCGGTACGTTCGACGTGCTGGTCGGCATCAATCTGCTGCGCGAAGGCCTGGATCTGCCCGAAGTGTCGCTCGTCGGTATCCTCGACGCGGACAAGGAAGGTTACCTGCGCAGCGGCACGTCGCTCATCCAGACGATCGGCCGGGCGGCGCGCAACGTCGAAGGCAAGGTCATCATGTACGCCGACGGCGTGACCGAATCGATGGCGCGCGCGATCGGCGAGACTCGCCGTCGCCGCGAGATGCAGGTGGCGTATAATGCCGAGCACGGTATCGAGCCGCGCTCCGTGCGTAAGGAGGTGCGCGACATCCTCAGCATGATCGGATCGACCGAGGAAACGGCGCAGAAGGCCAAGATGGAGAAACTGCCGCGCGACGTGGCGCTCCGGACGGCCGCCGAACTAGAGCGCCGGATGCGCCAGTTTGCCGCAAATCTCGAATTCGAGAAGGCCGCGGCCCTTCGCGACGAACTCATCGAGTTGCGTAGACAGACGGGCAGCAACGAGGGACTACTTTTCGGAGGGAAGGCGCCCAAGATCTTCGATCGGGCGCTCGCAGAACTGGTCGAGAGCTGA
- a CDS encoding ribose-phosphate pyrophosphokinase — MTHNPLLFSGNSNPQLAEEIAKRLKLHVGKALVTEFKNEETRVEIGENVRGSEVFVIQSISKMPNGKSGNDALMELLLMIDALRRASAARISAVIPYYGYAKQDKKTKGREPISAKVVANLIKVTGAKRIVTMDLHAAQIQGFFDIPVDNLMAIHVLCEHLKHQGLCDDRIVVVSPDAGGVHRAELFAKRLNASLAIVFKRRPQPDVAEVTDIVGDVSGRIAVIVDDMISTGGTLAKAAEAIKARGATKVYTVATHGIFAGDAVQVLEQSEIEKVVITNTIPLANLEQHPKFVQLSIAQVFADAISRITTNRSVSELFATTEENPKLDGSVLLPEPVIS; from the coding sequence GTGACGCATAATCCGCTGCTCTTTAGCGGAAACTCGAACCCTCAACTTGCCGAAGAGATCGCCAAGCGCCTCAAGCTGCACGTCGGCAAAGCGCTCGTGACCGAGTTTAAGAATGAAGAGACCCGCGTCGAGATCGGCGAGAACGTTCGCGGCTCGGAAGTCTTCGTGATCCAATCGATAAGCAAGATGCCCAACGGCAAGAGCGGCAACGACGCGCTCATGGAGCTGCTGCTGATGATCGACGCGCTGCGCCGCGCGTCGGCGGCGCGCATCAGCGCGGTCATTCCGTATTACGGCTACGCCAAGCAGGACAAAAAGACCAAAGGCCGCGAGCCGATTTCGGCAAAGGTCGTCGCCAACCTCATCAAGGTTACGGGAGCGAAGCGCATCGTCACGATGGATTTGCACGCGGCGCAGATCCAAGGCTTCTTCGACATCCCGGTCGACAACTTGATGGCCATTCACGTGCTTTGCGAGCATCTCAAGCATCAGGGATTGTGCGACGACCGCATCGTCGTGGTCTCCCCCGACGCCGGCGGCGTGCACCGGGCCGAGCTGTTTGCCAAGCGCCTCAACGCGTCGCTGGCGATCGTCTTCAAGCGCCGTCCGCAGCCCGACGTGGCCGAGGTTACCGACATCGTCGGCGACGTGAGCGGGCGCATCGCCGTCATCGTCGACGATATGATCTCGACCGGCGGCACGCTCGCCAAAGCCGCAGAAGCGATCAAAGCGCGCGGCGCCACCAAAGTGTACACCGTCGCGACGCACGGCATCTTCGCCGGCGACGCGGTACAAGTGCTCGAACAGTCTGAGATCGAAAAGGTCGTCATCACGAACACGATCCCGCTCGCCAATCTCGAGCAGCATCCGAAATTCGTTCAGCTGTCGATCGCGCAGGTTTTCGCCGACGCGATCAGCCGCATCACGACGAATCGTTCGGTCTCCGAGCTGTTCGCAACGACGGAAGAAAACCCTAAGCTCGACGGCTCGGTGCTGTTGCCCGAACCCGTCATCTCGTAA
- a CDS encoding 50S ribosomal protein L25, whose product MATKDLKLSIETREKLGTTGAAALRRHGKIPAVVYGHGTAAQNIAIDARAFNDILHHGGRNSIITLTDGGKKGETALVRELQIDPVSRRIIHADLLRVSADEAVTVELPVVTVGAARGVRESGGVMDVLNHTLEIEGPANRIPEHLEVDVTELGIHEHINAGDVKLPNGFTMVTPSDTVVVAIEPSRTERELEEAAAGPTEAAEPEIVGAETTSEAGE is encoded by the coding sequence GTGGCTACCAAAGACTTGAAACTCTCGATCGAAACGCGTGAGAAGCTCGGCACGACCGGTGCCGCCGCGCTCCGCCGGCACGGAAAGATTCCGGCCGTCGTCTACGGGCACGGCACCGCGGCGCAGAATATCGCCATCGACGCGCGCGCGTTTAACGACATTCTGCACCATGGCGGCCGCAACTCGATCATCACGCTGACCGACGGCGGGAAGAAAGGCGAAACGGCGCTGGTGCGCGAGCTCCAGATCGATCCGGTTAGCCGGCGCATCATTCACGCCGATCTGTTGCGCGTCTCGGCCGACGAGGCCGTTACCGTGGAGCTGCCGGTCGTTACGGTCGGCGCGGCACGCGGCGTACGAGAGTCCGGCGGCGTCATGGACGTGCTCAACCACACGCTCGAGATCGAGGGCCCCGCAAATCGCATTCCCGAGCACTTGGAAGTCGACGTAACCGAGCTGGGCATCCACGAACACATCAACGCCGGCGACGTCAAGCTGCCGAACGGCTTCACGATGGTCACGCCCAGCGACACGGTTGTCGTCGCGATCGAGCCCTCGCGTACCGAACGCGAGCTCGAGGAAGCCGCGGCCGGACCGACCGAAGCGGCCGAGCCCGAAATCGTCGGCGCCGAAACGACATCGGAAGCGGGCGAATAA
- the pth gene encoding aminoacyl-tRNA hydrolase produces the protein MKLVAGLGNPGKEYAATRHNAGYMAVDEVARRFGITHWRKKDSAEQAADMARGVVLVKPTSYMNLSGTPLRLISSWYKTPPEDVLVVVDEMDLPFGKLRMRAFGGHGGHNGLRSVIATIGDRFPRLRIGVGRPKHESGDSINHVLGTFDADEKQRWPAILSAAADGIERWLSGDLDAAMRFINSWEELQKPST, from the coding sequence ATAAAACTCGTTGCCGGATTAGGCAATCCCGGCAAAGAGTATGCAGCGACGCGCCACAACGCCGGCTACATGGCAGTCGACGAGGTGGCGCGACGATTCGGCATTACGCACTGGCGCAAAAAAGACAGCGCGGAGCAAGCCGCCGACATGGCGCGCGGCGTCGTTCTCGTCAAACCGACGTCGTACATGAATCTCTCCGGCACGCCGCTGCGCTTGATTTCGTCGTGGTATAAAACGCCGCCCGAGGACGTGCTGGTCGTCGTCGACGAGATGGATCTCCCATTTGGAAAGCTGCGCATGCGGGCGTTCGGCGGCCACGGCGGCCATAACGGTCTTCGTTCGGTGATTGCGACGATCGGTGACCGGTTTCCGCGGCTGCGCATCGGCGTCGGCCGGCCAAAACACGAAAGCGGCGACAGCATCAACCACGTGCTGGGCACGTTCGACGCCGACGAGAAGCAACGGTGGCCGGCAATACTTTCGGCCGCCGCCGACGGTATCGAGCGGTGGCTATCCGGAGATCTAGACGCCGCGATGCGCTTTATCAATAGTTGGGAAGAACTCCAGAAACCGAGCACTTGA